In a genomic window of Venatoribacter cucullus:
- a CDS encoding transglutaminase TgpA family protein produces MSMRTRSPVDVPIPRTAVLWLLGSQLLSLWLHATHLPVWLWAVVAFVLGWRWLTHLGRVSYPDRRIKTLAVIAASVAVFMAFERRLTLESASAFLIAASSLKLLEMKVRRDGYVVGYLSFFVLGTGFLFDQGILSGLYGVLAVWCLTTALVTLHGQGSAASGQTHSLRRSSVQAGRLAGGILLVSLPMMLVLYLLFPRMGPLWSFTLQSGKAKSGLSEEMAAGDIVDLSQSDELAFRVSFSNGQLPAREQLYWRALVLDYYDGRRWLRQSGAPQVSWFNPANPPMPAASNQLEYEIVQEATDKNWLFALTGVQAAERGTGHTSDNRLVARRPVFQRQRYMARSYLQARFSPAGLSAQEQQNSLQLPGDFNPQAREFARQLRRQYSDDRQLLAALLQHFRDQPFYYTLQPPAMATDEVDDFLFNARRGFCAHYAGALVFVARAAGIPARVVTGYQGGEWNESEQYLTVRQFDAHAWAEVWLPGEGWVQTDPTAAVAPDRIQYGLEQAVAEEGSFLQEQLFSAHRLKGIGWLNRLRLELDSLNYYWQRWVLSYDRESQRGLLQNLLGLREYQQALYWLAGSFVAFFALASLWLWWRLRPRPPSPFMRAWQRLQQRGQRLGVVMDPGETAAQYCQRLAQACPAQRSLLLWLGQEINSVLYQPAADTARQRQRLRQLIRALHRVRRQLPGQAQKQPSPATLAKGP; encoded by the coding sequence ATGAGTATGCGTACCCGGTCGCCGGTGGATGTTCCGATTCCGCGTACAGCGGTGCTGTGGTTGTTGGGCAGCCAGTTGTTGTCGCTGTGGCTGCACGCTACGCATTTGCCCGTGTGGCTCTGGGCGGTGGTGGCTTTTGTTCTTGGCTGGCGCTGGCTGACCCATCTGGGCCGGGTTTCTTATCCCGACCGCCGCATTAAAACCCTGGCGGTGATCGCCGCCAGTGTGGCGGTGTTTATGGCCTTTGAACGGCGTCTGACGCTGGAAAGTGCCAGCGCCTTCTTAATTGCCGCCAGCAGTCTGAAGTTGCTGGAAATGAAAGTCCGCCGCGATGGCTATGTGGTGGGGTATCTGAGTTTCTTTGTCCTCGGTACTGGTTTTCTGTTTGATCAGGGCATTCTCAGCGGTCTGTACGGCGTGCTGGCGGTCTGGTGTTTAACCACCGCGCTGGTCACGCTGCACGGGCAAGGCAGTGCGGCAAGCGGTCAGACCCACAGTCTGCGCCGCAGCAGTGTGCAGGCTGGCCGGCTGGCCGGTGGCATATTGCTGGTGTCGCTGCCGATGATGCTGGTGCTGTATCTGCTGTTTCCGCGCATGGGGCCGCTGTGGAGTTTTACCCTGCAGTCGGGCAAGGCCAAAAGCGGCCTCAGCGAAGAAATGGCCGCCGGCGATATCGTCGATCTGAGTCAGTCGGATGAGCTGGCCTTTCGGGTGTCGTTCAGTAATGGCCAGCTACCGGCGCGCGAGCAGCTGTACTGGCGTGCACTGGTGCTCGATTACTACGATGGCCGGCGCTGGTTACGGCAATCCGGTGCACCGCAGGTCAGCTGGTTTAACCCGGCCAATCCGCCCATGCCGGCAGCCAGTAATCAGCTGGAATATGAAATTGTGCAGGAAGCCACCGATAAAAACTGGTTGTTTGCATTAACCGGGGTTCAGGCGGCTGAACGGGGGACGGGGCACACCAGTGACAACCGGCTGGTGGCACGGCGGCCGGTGTTTCAGCGTCAGCGTTATATGGCCCGTTCGTATTTACAGGCCAGGTTCAGCCCGGCCGGTTTAAGTGCCCAGGAACAACAGAACAGTCTGCAGCTGCCGGGGGATTTTAACCCGCAGGCGCGGGAGTTTGCCCGCCAGTTGCGCCGCCAATATAGCGATGACCGCCAGCTGCTGGCGGCATTGCTACAGCACTTCCGCGATCAGCCGTTTTATTACACCCTGCAGCCGCCAGCGATGGCCACCGATGAAGTGGACGATTTCCTCTTCAATGCCCGCCGCGGTTTCTGCGCTCATTACGCCGGCGCGCTGGTGTTTGTCGCCCGCGCAGCCGGTATTCCGGCGAGAGTAGTGACCGGTTATCAGGGCGGCGAATGGAATGAGAGCGAGCAATATCTGACCGTACGCCAGTTTGATGCCCACGCCTGGGCCGAAGTGTGGCTGCCGGGTGAGGGTTGGGTGCAGACCGACCCGACCGCCGCCGTGGCTCCGGATCGTATTCAATACGGTCTGGAACAGGCGGTGGCAGAAGAGGGCAGTTTTCTGCAGGAACAGCTGTTTTCTGCTCATAGGCTGAAGGGCATCGGCTGGCTGAACCGGCTGCGGCTGGAACTGGACAGCCTCAATTACTACTGGCAGCGCTGGGTGTTGTCTTACGACCGCGAGAGCCAGCGCGGTTTATTGCAGAACTTACTGGGCTTGCGTGAATACCAGCAGGCGCTGTACTGGCTGGCGGGCAGTTTTGTGGCATTTTTTGCGCTGGCGTCACTGTGGTTGTGGTGGCGTCTGCGGCCACGGCCGCCCAGTCCCTTTATGCGGGCCTGGCAGCGCTTGCAGCAGCGTGGTCAGCGCCTGGGGGTAGTAATGGACCCGGGCGAAACCGCCGCTCAGTACTGCCAGCGGCTGGCGCAGGCTTGTCCGGCCCAGCGCTCGCTGTTGCTGTGGCTGGGGCAGGAAATTAATTCCGTTCTGTATCAGCCGGCGGCGGATACGGCGCGGCAACGGCAGCGCTTGCGTCAGTTGATCCGGGCGCTCCACCGGGTGCGGCGTCAGTTGCCCGGCCAGGCGCAGAAACAACCATCGCCGGCAACATTGGCAAAGGGGCCGTAA
- a CDS encoding AAA family ATPase produces the protein MTTPITRVLEQLGQVILGKEEQLRLALSCLLARGHLLIEDLPGMGKTTLSHALAGALGLQYNRIQFTSDLLPADILGVSIFEREPGSDLGRFRFHPGPVFSQLVLADEINRATPKAQSALLEAMEEGQVTIEGETRPLPQPFFVIATQNPVSQSGTFPLPESQLDRFLMCIQLGYPDARAERELLEGRDRRAMAAGLQAVLKTADLQQLQQQVDAVQAAASVLDYLQRIIAFTRYDGGYQYGLSPRGALALLRSAKAWALVDGGRQHLLPEDIQAVLPAVVDHRLAAAAPVAALQPSAHILQQVPVLV, from the coding sequence ATGACCACCCCCATTACCCGCGTACTCGAACAGCTTGGCCAGGTGATTCTTGGTAAAGAAGAACAGCTGCGGCTGGCACTCAGTTGTCTGTTGGCGCGTGGCCATTTGCTGATTGAAGATTTACCCGGTATGGGCAAAACCACGCTGTCGCATGCTCTGGCCGGGGCACTGGGGTTGCAGTACAACCGCATTCAGTTCACCTCCGACCTGTTGCCGGCCGATATCCTCGGCGTCAGTATTTTTGAGCGCGAACCGGGTTCGGATCTGGGCCGTTTCCGCTTTCATCCGGGGCCGGTGTTCAGCCAGCTGGTGCTGGCCGATGAAATTAACCGCGCTACGCCTAAGGCGCAAAGTGCGTTGCTGGAGGCCATGGAGGAGGGGCAGGTAACGATTGAAGGGGAAACCCGGCCGCTGCCGCAGCCGTTCTTTGTTATTGCCACCCAGAACCCGGTATCGCAATCCGGTACCTTTCCGTTGCCGGAATCGCAGCTCGACCGTTTTCTGATGTGCATTCAGCTGGGCTATCCGGATGCCCGTGCCGAGCGTGAGTTACTGGAAGGTCGTGATCGCCGGGCCATGGCCGCCGGACTGCAGGCGGTGCTGAAAACCGCCGATTTACAGCAATTACAGCAGCAGGTCGATGCCGTGCAGGCTGCCGCCAGTGTGCTGGATTATCTGCAACGCATCATCGCCTTCACCCGCTACGACGGCGGCTATCAATATGGCTTATCGCCGCGTGGCGCACTGGCGCTGTTGCGCAGTGCCAAAGCCTGGGCGCTGGTGGATGGCGGGCGCCAGCATCTGCTGCCGGAGGATATTCAGGCGGTACTGCCGGCGGTGGTCGATCACCGGCTGGCAGCAGCAGCACCGGTTGCTGCATTGCAGCCGTCGGCGCACATTCTGCAACAGGTGCCGGTCCTGGTATGA
- a CDS encoding DUF6436 domain-containing protein produces the protein MTTPANQHSPAASGHPHKAFWLSLLIIIWLAATLAGLWWFQQQNVRPFIGADDDARFWQASQAEQLLQPILAPLPAPAAGQVTLLQFWNPGCLCNQLSQRHFDALLHQFKADSLRVVAIAPASASDEDLQSFLRLNGERMDIVRAPAGFTLPASPALALFGPDNRLGYFGAWGFGALCTVANDDFFPAMVRALQNEGYGPFANVAGDGCFCAWPGN, from the coding sequence GTGACCACACCTGCCAACCAACACTCACCCGCTGCCAGCGGACACCCGCACAAAGCCTTCTGGCTGAGTTTGTTGATTATTATCTGGCTGGCGGCCACGCTGGCGGGGCTGTGGTGGTTTCAGCAACAGAATGTACGGCCCTTTATCGGTGCCGACGATGATGCCCGCTTCTGGCAGGCGAGCCAGGCCGAACAATTGCTGCAACCCATTCTGGCGCCCCTGCCGGCCCCGGCCGCCGGCCAGGTGACCTTACTGCAGTTCTGGAACCCGGGCTGCCTGTGCAACCAGCTCAGCCAGCGCCATTTCGATGCCCTGCTGCACCAGTTCAAAGCGGATTCCCTCAGGGTGGTGGCGATCGCCCCGGCCAGTGCCAGCGACGAAGATCTGCAGTCTTTTCTGCGCCTTAACGGCGAACGGATGGACATTGTGCGCGCACCCGCCGGCTTTACCCTGCCGGCCAGCCCGGCGCTGGCGTTATTCGGCCCGGATAACCGGCTGGGCTATTTCGGTGCCTGGGGCTTTGGCGCCCTGTGCACTGTCGCCAACGACGACTTTTTCCCGGCCATGGTGCGCGCCTTACAGAATGAAGGTTACGGCCCCTTTGCCAATGTTGCCGGCGATGGTTGTTTCTGCGCCTGGCCGGGCAACTGA
- a CDS encoding NAD(P)/FAD-dependent oxidoreductase, giving the protein MSAVIAVIGAGPAGLMAAERMAAAGYRVEVFDAMPSVARKFLLAGIGGMNITHSEDYPLFVQRYREASSHLQPMLDAFPPAALREWIHQLGIDTFVGSSGRVFPTDMKAAPLLRRWLQRLRQQGVVFHPRQRWIGWQQDEQGLCWQFQGPDGEHEQRFSAVVLALGGASWPKLGSDGRWVDVLQQAGVAVTPLQASNCGFDLPWSDYLRERFAGTPVKHIRLSVTTADGRTESKTGEFVITGYGIEGSLVYALSAPLRQRWQQQPEQARLILDWLPHSSAEQISAKLQQPRKGMSFANVLRKKLHLPPLAGALLKECCPHLDPNDSQAVAAALKAMPLPAVTGTRPIAEAISCAGGVQFTALTADLMLKDLPGVFAAGEMLDWEAPTGGYLLTACFATGRYAGDALLRYVQQQDVTPDAEPAQGQGLE; this is encoded by the coding sequence ATGAGTGCGGTGATTGCGGTGATTGGTGCCGGCCCGGCCGGCCTGATGGCGGCCGAACGCATGGCCGCCGCCGGATACCGCGTTGAGGTATTCGATGCCATGCCCAGCGTGGCGCGTAAATTTCTGCTCGCCGGTATTGGCGGCATGAACATCACCCACAGCGAAGATTACCCGCTGTTTGTGCAGCGCTACCGTGAAGCCAGTTCACATTTGCAGCCGATGCTGGATGCCTTTCCGCCGGCGGCGCTGCGCGAATGGATTCATCAATTAGGCATCGACACCTTTGTTGGCAGCTCTGGCCGGGTGTTTCCCACCGATATGAAAGCCGCCCCGCTGCTGCGCCGCTGGCTGCAACGACTGCGCCAGCAAGGGGTTGTGTTTCACCCGCGCCAACGCTGGATTGGCTGGCAGCAGGATGAACAAGGACTGTGCTGGCAATTCCAGGGACCGGACGGCGAACATGAACAGCGTTTCAGCGCCGTGGTACTGGCGCTGGGCGGTGCCAGCTGGCCGAAACTCGGCTCCGATGGCCGCTGGGTGGATGTACTGCAGCAGGCCGGCGTGGCCGTCACGCCCCTGCAGGCCAGTAACTGTGGGTTTGATCTGCCCTGGAGTGACTACCTGCGCGAGCGTTTTGCCGGTACTCCGGTCAAGCATATCCGCCTCAGCGTAACCACCGCCGACGGCCGTACTGAAAGCAAAACCGGTGAGTTTGTTATCACCGGTTACGGTATTGAAGGCAGCCTGGTGTATGCCCTGAGCGCGCCCTTGCGCCAGCGATGGCAGCAGCAACCCGAGCAGGCCCGGCTGATACTGGACTGGCTGCCACACAGCAGTGCCGAGCAGATCAGTGCCAAACTGCAGCAACCGCGCAAAGGCATGAGTTTTGCCAATGTGTTGCGCAAAAAACTGCACCTGCCGCCGTTGGCGGGGGCGTTATTAAAAGAATGCTGTCCGCACCTGGACCCAAACGACTCCCAAGCGGTTGCCGCCGCTCTGAAAGCCATGCCACTGCCGGCCGTTACCGGTACCCGCCCCATCGCTGAAGCCATCAGCTGCGCCGGTGGCGTTCAGTTTACGGCGTTAACAGCGGATCTGATGCTGAAAGACCTGCCCGGGGTATTTGCCGCCGGAGAAATGCTCGACTGGGAAGCGCCAACCGGTGGCTACCTGCTGACCGCCTGCTTTGCCACCGGCCGTTACGCCGGTGACGCGCTGCTGCGCTATGTGCAGCAGCAGGACGTTACCCCGGACGCAGAGCCGGCTCAGGGACAGGGGTTGGAATAA
- a CDS encoding thioredoxin family protein: MPSPTIVITDAEQLRQWQQGAGQPWFLLLFTTAGCAPCRALLPVLEQTVQSSDQRLALLQVDAGQLSPLAQQYQVRSVPQVLLFQGPRLWGRLQGLQTRRQVDAFLQAFMPQPDAHSLPVPASADIAGLRRAAADAPLQAAAQAALIQSLLQQAHRPALLAEARQRLQQLPDELLRDPELARLQSLLHWLERPVPAGCEWRVAAHRQVADGHFNAAVETLLQVPQLVQRSDLQALLVELLNVLPDRQAANGYRRRLFALLA, encoded by the coding sequence ATGCCGTCACCGACCATCGTTATTACTGATGCAGAGCAACTGCGCCAGTGGCAGCAGGGTGCCGGCCAACCCTGGTTTTTGCTGCTGTTTACCACGGCTGGCTGTGCGCCGTGCCGGGCTTTGTTGCCGGTGCTGGAGCAAACCGTGCAGAGCAGTGATCAGCGGTTAGCGTTATTGCAGGTGGATGCCGGGCAGTTATCCCCACTGGCGCAGCAGTATCAGGTGCGCTCAGTACCGCAGGTGTTGTTGTTTCAGGGCCCCCGGCTGTGGGGACGCCTGCAGGGGCTGCAAACCCGGCGACAGGTGGATGCTTTCCTCCAGGCGTTCATGCCTCAGCCGGACGCCCATTCATTGCCGGTTCCGGCCAGCGCGGATATCGCTGGCTTACGCCGGGCGGCGGCTGACGCCCCTTTGCAGGCGGCGGCGCAGGCAGCGCTTATTCAATCTTTGCTGCAACAGGCCCATCGGCCAGCGCTGCTGGCGGAGGCCCGGCAGCGCTTGCAGCAATTGCCGGACGAGCTGCTGCGTGACCCGGAGCTGGCGCGGTTGCAATCGTTACTGCATTGGCTGGAGCGGCCAGTACCTGCCGGCTGTGAGTGGCGGGTGGCTGCTCATCGGCAGGTTGCTGATGGGCATTTCAATGCCGCCGTGGAAACCTTGTTGCAGGTTCCGCAGCTGGTGCAACGCTCTGATTTGCAGGCACTGCTGGTGGAGTTGCTGAACGTCTTGCCGGATCGTCAGGCCGCTAATGGCTACCGGCGCCGGTTGTTTGCATTATTAGCCTGA
- a CDS encoding NADP(H)-dependent aldo-keto reductase, translated as MSLVNNRRPLGNSDLRASKICLGTMTWGEQNSEAEAHQQLDYALAQGINFIDTAEMYPVPPQGETQGRTEQYIGTWLASRGQRERIVLASKVTGPGDWMTHIRQGPQLTRAHIREAVEGSLRRLQTDYIDLYQLHWPARPTNFFGKLGYVHQPGEHTPLEESLLALMELMQEGKIRHYGLSNETAWGTMKVLQIADREGWPRPLTVQNPYNLLNRSYEVGLAEISHQENVGLLAYSPLAFGVLTGKYLYGQQPAGARITLHQRFSRYQGAQAEAAVTEYVALAQEFGLTPAQLALAFVTQQSFVTANIIGATSMAQLQENIATAALELTPEQLQRIDAIHKVYSNPCP; from the coding sequence ATGAGCTTAGTGAACAACCGCCGTCCGTTGGGTAACAGCGATTTACGGGCCAGTAAAATCTGCCTCGGCACCATGACCTGGGGCGAACAGAACAGCGAAGCCGAGGCTCATCAGCAGCTGGATTACGCGCTGGCGCAGGGCATCAATTTTATCGATACCGCCGAGATGTATCCGGTGCCGCCGCAAGGTGAAACCCAGGGCCGCACGGAACAATACATCGGCACCTGGCTGGCCAGCCGTGGTCAGCGTGAACGCATTGTGCTGGCCTCCAAGGTCACCGGCCCGGGTGACTGGATGACCCATATCCGCCAGGGGCCGCAATTAACCCGGGCGCATATCCGCGAGGCGGTCGAAGGCAGTCTGCGGCGCCTGCAAACCGATTACATCGATCTGTACCAGCTGCACTGGCCGGCGCGGCCGACCAATTTCTTCGGCAAGCTGGGCTATGTGCATCAGCCCGGCGAACACACACCACTGGAAGAAAGTCTGCTGGCGCTGATGGAATTAATGCAGGAAGGCAAAATCCGCCATTACGGCCTGTCTAATGAAACCGCCTGGGGCACCATGAAAGTGCTGCAGATTGCCGACCGCGAAGGCTGGCCACGGCCATTAACGGTACAGAATCCTTATAACCTGCTGAACCGCAGTTATGAGGTGGGTCTGGCGGAAATTTCACATCAGGAAAACGTCGGCCTGCTGGCTTATTCACCACTGGCGTTCGGGGTGCTGACCGGTAAATACCTGTATGGTCAGCAACCGGCCGGCGCTCGTATTACTTTGCATCAGCGTTTCAGTCGTTATCAGGGCGCGCAGGCGGAAGCCGCGGTAACTGAGTATGTGGCGCTGGCACAGGAATTTGGCTTAACACCGGCACAGCTGGCGCTGGCCTTTGTCACGCAGCAATCCTTTGTGACGGCCAATATTATCGGCGCGACCAGCATGGCGCAGCTGCAGGAAAACATTGCCACGGCGGCGCTGGAACTGACGCCGGAACAGCTGCAGCGTATTGATGCCATTCACAAGGTTTATTCCAACCCCTGTCCCTGA
- a CDS encoding O-succinylhomoserine sulfhydrylase, which yields MNEFSELNDRYQSDLDGCSFETLAVRAGQVRTVECEHGEAIFPTSSYVFSSAAEAAARFSGSSAGNVYSRYTNPTVRTFEQRLAALEGGEACAATASGMAAIYAVAIAFLKAGDHMLCSRSVFGATTVLFEKYLRKFGVEITYVELLNLDDWQAKLQPNTKLLFLESPSNPLNEVADIRAIAALAKQAGALFAVDNCFCTPASQQPLALGADLVIHSATKYIDGQGRCLGGAVVGSQELIEQVVGVLRSAGPTMSPFNAWVFLKGLETLSIRMQAHSANALALAQWLEQHPAVVKVNYCGLPSHPQYELAQQQQKLFGGVLSFEVKGGREEAWQVVDATRMISITANLGDTKTTITHPATTTHGRLSEADRARAGIADGLLRVAVGLESVADIQRDLARGLDALKV from the coding sequence ATGAACGAATTTTCTGAGCTGAATGATCGTTACCAGTCGGATCTGGACGGCTGCTCGTTTGAAACGCTGGCCGTGCGGGCCGGGCAGGTGCGTACTGTCGAGTGCGAACACGGCGAGGCCATTTTTCCGACCAGCAGCTATGTGTTCAGCTCGGCCGCCGAAGCGGCGGCGCGTTTTTCCGGCAGCAGTGCCGGTAACGTGTATTCGCGCTACACCAACCCCACAGTGCGCACCTTTGAGCAGCGGCTGGCGGCTCTGGAAGGCGGCGAAGCCTGTGCGGCTACCGCATCCGGTATGGCGGCTATTTACGCGGTGGCTATTGCCTTTTTAAAGGCCGGTGACCACATGCTGTGTTCGCGCAGTGTGTTCGGTGCCACCACGGTATTGTTTGAAAAATACCTGCGTAAATTCGGCGTTGAAATTACCTACGTTGAATTGCTGAATCTGGATGACTGGCAAGCCAAACTGCAGCCCAATACCAAACTCCTGTTTCTGGAGTCGCCGTCCAATCCGCTCAACGAAGTGGCCGATATCCGTGCCATTGCCGCACTGGCGAAACAGGCCGGCGCTTTGTTTGCGGTGGATAACTGTTTCTGCACTCCGGCCAGCCAGCAGCCGCTGGCGCTGGGTGCCGATCTGGTGATCCACTCAGCCACCAAATACATCGACGGTCAGGGCCGTTGTCTGGGTGGCGCCGTGGTGGGTTCGCAGGAACTGATCGAGCAGGTGGTGGGCGTATTACGCTCCGCCGGCCCGACCATGAGCCCCTTCAATGCCTGGGTATTTCTGAAAGGTCTGGAAACCCTGTCCATTCGTATGCAGGCCCACAGCGCCAACGCGCTGGCACTGGCGCAATGGTTGGAACAGCATCCGGCGGTGGTGAAAGTGAACTATTGCGGCCTGCCATCGCACCCGCAGTACGAACTGGCCCAGCAGCAACAAAAGCTGTTTGGTGGTGTGCTGTCCTTTGAAGTAAAGGGCGGCCGCGAGGAAGCCTGGCAGGTGGTAGACGCTACCCGCATGATTTCCATTACCGCCAACCTCGGTGACACCAAAACCACCATTACCCATCCGGCCACCACTACTCATGGCCGCCTGAGTGAAGCCGACCGCGCCCGCGCCGGTATTGCCGATGGCCTACTGCGCGTCGCCGTGGGGCTGGAAAGTGTGGCCGATATACAGCGCGACCTGGCCCGTGGGTTGGATGCACTGAAAGTCTGA
- the purF gene encoding amidophosphoribosyltransferase: MCGIVGIVAKTHVNQAIYDALTVLQHRGQDAAGIVTSDQNKLYLRKDNGLVSDVFRTRHMQRLIGKMGIGHVRYPTAGSSSSAEAQPFYVNSPYGITLAHNGNLTNTEQLADDIYREDLRHINTTSDSEVLLNVFAHELQEQKQLQPTPEVIFKAVQRVHARVRGGYAVVALISGYGIVAFRDPNGIRPAIFGRRDTAQGPEYMVASESVALDALGFKLERDIAPGEAIVITEQGELFTRQCAENTRLAPCIFEHVYFARPDSIIDGIAVYKARLRMGEKLADKIMRERPDHDIDVVIPIPDTSRSSALELANRLGVKYREGFMKNRYIGRTFIMPGQQQRKKSVKQKLNALDLEFRGKNVLLVDDSIVRGTTCEQIIEMAREAGAKKVYFASAAPAVRYPNVYGIDMPAKEEFIAHGRSTEEIAAEIGADWLVYQDLDDLIQACLEGSKTEAREFDCSVFTGEYVTGDINDAYFARLSQLRNDASKGKRNAVENVAIDLHNDHES; this comes from the coding sequence ATGTGCGGAATAGTGGGTATCGTTGCCAAAACCCATGTCAATCAGGCCATTTATGATGCCCTGACGGTCCTGCAACACCGTGGTCAGGATGCTGCCGGCATTGTTACCAGTGATCAGAACAAACTTTATCTGCGTAAGGATAACGGTCTGGTCAGCGATGTGTTCCGTACCCGGCACATGCAGCGGCTGATCGGAAAAATGGGTATTGGTCATGTCCGTTACCCGACCGCCGGCAGCTCCAGCTCGGCGGAAGCACAGCCGTTTTATGTGAATTCACCCTACGGTATTACCCTGGCGCACAACGGTAACCTGACCAATACCGAACAGCTGGCCGATGATATTTACCGCGAAGACCTGCGCCACATTAATACCACCTCCGATTCGGAAGTACTGCTGAACGTCTTTGCGCACGAACTGCAGGAACAAAAGCAACTGCAGCCAACCCCAGAGGTCATTTTCAAAGCGGTGCAGCGGGTACATGCCCGGGTGCGCGGTGGTTACGCGGTGGTGGCGCTGATCAGCGGTTACGGCATTGTCGCTTTCCGTGATCCTAACGGCATTCGCCCGGCGATTTTTGGCCGTCGCGACACCGCCCAGGGCCCGGAATATATGGTGGCTTCCGAGTCGGTAGCGCTGGACGCACTGGGTTTTAAACTGGAGCGTGATATTGCCCCGGGCGAGGCCATTGTGATTACCGAACAGGGTGAATTGTTTACCCGTCAGTGCGCTGAAAATACCCGTCTGGCGCCCTGTATTTTTGAGCATGTGTATTTTGCCCGTCCGGATTCCATTATTGATGGCATCGCGGTCTACAAAGCGCGTTTGCGCATGGGTGAAAAGCTGGCCGATAAAATCATGCGCGAGCGTCCGGACCACGATATTGATGTGGTGATTCCGATTCCCGATACCAGCCGTTCATCGGCGCTGGAACTGGCCAACCGGCTGGGCGTGAAATACCGCGAAGGTTTTATGAAAAACCGCTACATCGGTCGCACCTTTATCATGCCCGGTCAGCAGCAGCGGAAAAAATCGGTTAAACAAAAGCTGAACGCGCTGGATCTGGAATTCCGCGGTAAAAACGTCCTGCTGGTGGACGATTCCATCGTGCGCGGTACGACTTGCGAACAGATCATTGAAATGGCCCGCGAAGCCGGTGCCAAAAAAGTGTATTTCGCCTCAGCTGCGCCAGCGGTGCGTTATCCCAATGTGTACGGCATTGATATGCCGGCCAAGGAAGAATTCATTGCCCACGGTCGCAGCACGGAAGAAATTGCTGCTGAAATCGGTGCCGACTGGCTGGTGTATCAGGACCTGGACGATCTGATTCAGGCTTGTCTGGAAGGCAGCAAAACCGAAGCGCGCGAGTTTGACTGCTCGGTATTCACCGGTGAATACGTAACCGGCGATATCAACGATGCCTATTTTGCCCGCTTGTCGCAGCTGCGTAACGACGCCAGCAAAGGCAAACGCAATGCGGTCGAAAACGTGGCGATTGATCTGCACAACGATCACGAATCCTGA
- a CDS encoding DUF58 domain-containing protein: MTLPARWQQRWQAWLDRRIPPAAQVTLSHRSIFILPTRSALTFGLLLLLLLITAINYQNSLIYALTFWLFSVGLAAMLFTFRNLSGLTLIAGHAAPCFAGERLRLPLWLQADRRGHQALLLGFPDQPTQQASVAAGERQALHLSLPAHQRGPLQTGRLRLDSRYPLGLFNAWSWVRLEFRGLVYPRPETVPFVFLAGDGGEQLSGAPSTQSGEQDFQGLRPYRQGDSMRRVAWKQLARGKGLVSKDFDHDEGATCWLDWEALPGLPVETRLSRLCGWVLQAHQQGWRYGLRLPGTEFSPDNSEGHRDRCLQALALYGFSAPEGL, from the coding sequence ATGACGTTACCGGCGCGCTGGCAACAACGCTGGCAGGCCTGGCTCGACCGGCGCATTCCGCCGGCGGCCCAGGTCACCCTCAGTCATCGGTCCATTTTTATTCTGCCCACCCGCAGTGCGCTGACCTTTGGCCTGCTGTTGCTGTTGTTGCTGATTACGGCCATCAACTACCAGAACAGTCTGATTTATGCGCTCACCTTCTGGCTGTTCAGCGTTGGTCTGGCGGCCATGTTGTTTACTTTCCGTAATCTGTCCGGGCTGACGTTAATCGCCGGCCACGCGGCGCCCTGTTTTGCCGGTGAGCGGTTGCGGCTGCCGCTGTGGCTGCAGGCCGACCGGCGTGGCCATCAGGCCTTGCTGCTGGGCTTCCCCGATCAGCCCACGCAACAGGCCAGTGTGGCCGCCGGTGAGCGGCAGGCATTGCACCTGAGTTTGCCGGCCCATCAGCGCGGCCCGCTGCAAACCGGCCGGCTGCGCCTCGACAGTCGTTATCCGCTGGGTTTGTTCAATGCCTGGAGCTGGGTGCGGCTGGAGTTTCGCGGGCTGGTGTATCCGCGCCCGGAAACCGTGCCCTTTGTGTTTCTGGCCGGTGATGGCGGCGAACAGCTCAGTGGTGCCCCTTCAACCCAATCCGGTGAGCAGGATTTTCAGGGGCTGAGACCGTACCGTCAGGGCGATTCCATGCGTCGTGTTGCCTGGAAGCAACTGGCCCGCGGTAAGGGACTGGTGAGTAAGGATTTTGACCATGATGAAGGCGCAACCTGCTGGCTCGATTGGGAGGCGTTGCCCGGCTTGCCAGTGGAAACCCGGTTGTCGCGTCTGTGTGGCTGGGTATTGCAGGCGCATCAGCAGGGCTGGCGTTATGGTTTGCGGCTGCCGGGCACTGAATTCAGCCCGGACAACAGTGAAGGGCACCGCGACCGCTGCTTACAGGCGCTGGCGCTGTATGGTTTTAGCGCACCGGAGGGGCTATGA